A single genomic interval of Schistocerca americana isolate TAMUIC-IGC-003095 chromosome 2, iqSchAmer2.1, whole genome shotgun sequence harbors:
- the LOC124595526 gene encoding uncharacterized protein LOC124595526, which translates to MPRSSKVFKKVRKCQASRCSKDNLKTSPIITNGNDTSTKKASASRRKIDSCQSLDDCGSDTQATSGFRLIDLKILSDIISSACVCADCGAKSLRLYDEENRIGIVCMLHLTCESCHSDTAFRTSASSNRIYEANMRLIYGMRCLGIGREGTRLFCGIMNMPQPSARYTTGNKTLLSALQEEVEENLKSSAKEAVKMNSELKTEADNTPDTDLCVSCDGTWMKRGHTSLYGVSSVISVDTGKILDVQVMSKYCYSCVLGKRAGEVEENKWQVEHKKVCCRNYSGSSGGMEPAAMKLMFHRSVEKYGVRYTKYLGDGDSSSFKTVLESEPYGPHCAIEKLECVGHVQKRMGGRLLKLKRELKGRKLEDGKLLGGPNRLTDKEIHSLQVYYGKAIRDNSGNLNNMQKAVWSIYFHKLSTDDKPVHNLCDISWCKFKQAERDGMNYSHKHSLPVAVLSAIKPTFRCLAEPDLLRKCVHGKTQNPNESYNSLIWKRCPKTTFVSTIIVEIAAYDACLVFNNGNLGRIKTLQRLGFHPGAFTYSILKDIDDKRVAAADITANKIEQQVNQRRQAKKRLLADEEEYAYGLH; encoded by the coding sequence ATGCCGCGTTCTAGTAAGGTGTTTAAAAAGGTTAGAAAGTGTCAAGCTTCTCGATGTAGTAAAGACAACTTGAAAACCAGCCCCATAATAACAAATGGAAACGATACTTCAACCAAGAAAGCGAGTGCTTCGAGAAGGAAAATTGACAGCTGTCAATCACTTGATGATTGTGGCTCAGACACTCAAGCTACTAGTGGTTTTAGGCTTATTGATTTGAAAATACTATCTGATATTATATCATCTGCTTGTGTATGTGCTGACTGTGGTGCAAAAAGTTTGAGATTATATGACGAAGAAAACAGAATTGGAATAGTGTGTATGTTGCATCTTACTTGTGAAAGCTGTCATTCAGACACTGCTTTTAGAACTTCGGCATCAAGTAACCGGATATATGAAGCAAATATGCGTTTAATATATGGCATGAGATGTTTGGGCATAGGCAGGGAAGGTACCAGACTGTTTTGTGGGATCATGAACATGCCACAACCAAGTGCTAGGTACACCACTGGAAATAAAACACTGCTAAGTGCTCTTCAAGAGGAAGTGGAAGAAAACTTGAAGTCCTCTGCAaaggaagctgtgaagatgaatAGTGAACTAAAGACAGAAGCAGATAACACGCCAGACACCGATTTGTGTGTGTCATGTGATGGAACGTGGATGAAGCGTGGACATACATCACTGTATGGAGTATCATCTGTCATTAGTGTTGATACTGGAAAAATTCTTGACGTTCAGGTAATGAGCAAATATTGCTATAGCTGTGTACTCGGAAAGAGAGCtggtgaagtggaagaaaataagtggcAGGTTGAACACAAGAAAGTGTGCTGTAGAAATTATTCTGGTTCTAGTGGTGGAATGGAACCTGCAGCTATGAAACTTATGTTCCATCGAAGTGTGGAAAAGTACGGTGTTAGATACacaaaataccttggtgatggtgactcCAGCTCCTTCAAAACTGTTTTGGAAAGTGAACCTTATGGTCCCCATTGTgctatagaaaagttggaatgtgttggacatgtgcaaaaacgaatgggaggcagacttttaaaattgaaacgTGAATTGAAGGGCAGgaaacttgaggatggaaaactttTAGGTGGTCCCAACAGACTCACAGACAAAGAAATTCATTCTTTACAAGTGTACTATGGCAAGGCAATAAGGGACAACAGTGGAAATTTGAATAACATGCAGAAGGCTGTGTGGtctatttattttcataaactatCCACAGATGACAAACCTGTACataatttgtgtgacatatcgtgGTGCAAATTCAAGCAGGCTGAGCGTGATGGCATGAActattcacacaagcacagtttACCTGTGGCTGTTTTAAGTGCTATAAAACCAACATTTAGGTGTTTAGCAGAGCCAGACCTCCTACGAAAGTGTgtgcatggaaagacacaaaaccctaatgaaagttacaactcACTGATTTGGAAACGTTGCCCaaaaacaacatttgtttcaacaattattgttgaaattgctgcatatgatgcttgtttagtttttaacaatggtaatcttggaagaataaaaactctacagaggctaggatttCATCCAGGAGCTTTCACCTATTCAATATTGAAGGACATCGATGACAAAAGAGTTGCTGCGGCTGATATTACAGCCAATAAAATTGAACAGCAGGTTAACCAAAGAAGACAAGCAAAGAAGAGACTGCTTGCAGATGAAGAGGAGTATGCATATGGCTTGCACTAG